The following is a genomic window from Plasmodium berghei ANKA genome assembly, chromosome: 9.
aaatatatatttattttattatttttttttatataattttatattgcTAATTCagaaatttttttccatatgtgcttgtaaattatttattgttaatatattttttttacgctagtttatattattactgttgttattattattctactattgttatttaattatttttattatgatcACTTTTGCAATTGTGATTGTTTTGTAGCTATAGATTaacttattattttatatttctttttttttcgaaatatttttttataatatgaaatatgCTAATATGCTGAAAAAGAGCCTAATCTGTAATAGGGTATTAAACATGCATGGAGGGAAAATGAAATCGGCAGTATTTCGAAAATATTACACAAATCTATTAGATGGAAATAAATCAGTTCTCAATTTAACAAAACGCTGTTTATTTAGTAGCCAATCAGGGCAAGATAAGGGATACACCGAAAGTAGTGGTGATGGAAATACTAACAATGAGCAgcataatgaaaatatggAAATGAATAACAAAAACTCAGAAtgtaatgataataaaaaaaatatgaacaagtCAGAAAATTCTGAACATtcagaagaaaaaaataataaagaaataaattatgaatgttataacaaaatagatcttattaatgaaattaaaaaaaccAAAAAACATATGGATGAAAAGTTAGTAGATAATCAagttttaaaagaaaaatatttatctgTATTAgcagaaaaagaaaatttaagAACTAGATATATGAAAGAGATTGAAAATAGTAAATTATATTGCATTAGTAATTTTGCAAAATCATTGCTTGATGTTGCTGATAACTTATCACTAGCAATTAAAAACATAAGTGAGGAATCCTTAAAATCAAATGAAGAGattaacaatatatataaaggaaTAGAAATGACAGAAACTATCCtccataatatttttaataaatatggaaTAGACAAATATAACCCAATcaatgaaaaatttaatcCCATGTTTCATGAGGCTATTTTTGAGGTTAGCGATACAACTAAAGAAAAAGGGACAGTTGCAACAGTTATCCAACCAggatataaaataaatgatagGATATTAAggtaatattttcttcattcgcaattgtatatatatatattttttttatttgggTTATTTTGCTATATACACAGTTTTAGGCAATTATTTCGCACCTTTTTCGATATATACTTAATATatggatttttttttttcagagCTGCGAAAGTTGGAGTTGTAAAGAACTAAATCtttaacataaaataagagtttccttttttcttttttattttccagAAAAAACACAATATTTGAAAAGTTTAGCTATATTCACACGTGAAAATTATGTGTgcttaatataaatatatttaatacaagtaaatgtaaattatacatttatttattttattattaaaataagtGTAGATTACAAATGCTTActaatacataaaaaatggttATCACTATTTATaagaatattttgtttacaaatttattaacttttttttttttcaagcTTTACATGCTTGTTCAAAACATTCTTAAAATtctataataatttttaagtaaatatgattaataatataaattgtgtatttcaaaaaataatataggaaaatatattctcCACTCCttgtttaaaataataacttgtattgaataatttttaagtatttacaaataatagtttgctattttttttttttggttaCATAATTGTTGTTTATTTTAAGCACTTTCccttttataatatatacattagagcgaattatttaaaagaatattattatatatatgtaaaacatttttaggttttttttttgagataaaattctaataatttttcaaaaggtgaaaaatatgaattaattaaaaaaaaataaatatagagaATAAAACTACTTATTTTTGATACCTTTAAAAATCCGAAAAataagaagaaaatatattaaaaaaaaacaaaacaaaatttaaaagcTTGCTTATACTTAGTTGTATAacgttttattttatattttttaaagtttGCATCATTTCCCCTTAtcgttttattttttaataatattttcttatcAAAGAATAACaaagtattattattgatCATTTGTGagtttgaaaaaaataaatttatgaGTCAAATACTTAATGggtatatgcatatatatatgctaattttcgtaaaataaaataacttaaaaaaaatatacccTATATGCAAATAAGCACACATTAAACATTTACacaaattaatgaaaaaaaaatataatttgaatttcaaaaaaaacatataaaatttagtTTATATtgctatatatttttattatccaTTTATTTCGATTAAAAAGGATAATATGCGTATTTAagtgtgcatatataatttgttaaattttttggaaattataaataagaaaattCCAATTTCTATACTCCGATATGCATCGATTTATACATGTGTACATATGGATGAATTCATagtaattatatttgttttattaccATTGAAATTATTTAGATAGTAAATCGTTTTATTCACACGTATATATtactttatttaaattttttttttcgcaTCCTAGTAGCACTTTATTATCCCTCTGAAATTGCATTACCGTTTAATCTGCATTATTgaatttgtaattttttttcaatttttgtTGTCAAAAAGGTAAATAAACTAGTGAATGAAATTATtagaataaataatagtgCAGACATAAAGTGACAAATATATCTAAAATGgaagaaataaaacaaaatagtGATACAGAAATTCCAGAAAAACGAAATAGTAATTGTACAGTAAAACATTTTACTAATATTCCTTCATCAAATTCTCAAATTTgtgaaaaacaaaaaaaaggagTAAAGGCTATATCTGCTGACgatttaaaaatagtacaaggtgaaaatgaagacgataaaattgaagaatatttaaataaatataaaagcaatgtgttttcaaataaacattcattatatttatattgtaaatatgttattttatattatggAAATGAAttagtaaataaaaaggatGTTGATAAATTAAACTTTGAGATAATAAATGGAGGGATAACAAATATACTAGTAAAAGTTGAACATagtttagaaaaaaaaacatactTAATTAGGTTATATGGACCTAAAACTAGTGAAATAATTAATCGGGGTcgagaaaaaataatatcacatatattaaatgataaaaatatatcaaaaaaaatttttgttttttttccaaatgGAAGGATAGAAGAATTTATGGAAGGGTATGCATTATCTAAagaggaaataaaaaatcccaattttcaaaaagaaattgcaaaaaaattaaaaattttacatGATATTGAACtaaatgatgatatatatgaaaccatcaaaaaattacaaacagaagattgtatatattataatgatttaaataataatgagtttgataaatcaaataatagATCATCTTTTTTGTGGGGAACTATttggaaatattttaatttattatatgaagaaaaaagtAAACCATGTGAATTCAATTCTaaaggaaatatattaaaattgatAGATTTTgattcattaaaaaaaacaataagtgaagtagaaaaaatatgtaaagaaaaaaaatcacCTATTGTTTTATGCCACTGTGATTTACTTTCgtcaaattttattaacaaaacAGATAATACTATTTGTCTTATTGattttgaatattcatGTCCTATGGAACGAGCATTTGACATAGCTAATcattttaatgaatatgCAGGTTTTAATTGTGAATGGAATTTAATACCAACCCGAGATgaagaatataattttattaaacattatttaaatacagataataatcaaattattaataaattaattgaTGAAATACAACCATTTTATCTTATTTCACACATTCATTGGGCATTATGGTCATTATTACAAGGAATGAGGTCATCAATTGattttgattttataaattatggAATGACAAAGTTAACTGCTTCTACACTTTCAATATTTAGATCGAAAATCACATCTCAGCAATGAATTTCAATTTGTTGAAATAGACTAACACTTTTCCCAACGTTATAATTTACTGAGttcaattataaaatattttgtaaaattaaagaatCGTTTTAACATATTCTATGAGGAAAACAactttgatttttttttttttttcaactaatttttttcattattaagaaatttttaatattattatggtATTTATTACTAATTAGTTTTgttttgtctttttttttttttttaacattattTCTTGTGAAAAACATTATGAATaagttttataaaaatataattcgTTTTCCTACTCTAAAGGAAGCAAAAATAACTGTCGATAAGCAAATCAGTTTAAAATGGGTCAGTTTTAAATAAGCCAGTTTTAAATAAACCTGTTTTAAATATACTAGTTTTAAATAAACTCGCGAATTTGCCTTTACAGAGatcaataatatttctataagaaaaaaaaagtttaagatactttttaattattcatGATGAATATGTGTTATCTTAGTTTATGATTAGAGGTAGTTCCTTTTTGTCAAAAACttttgaataataatttttttcatttttaataaaattttcatttatttcattcaTATAGGATTGATAATATTGAGCTAGTTCATTTGGCGATAATTggtcatattttttgtattttgaATAGGATGTTTgatattttgtaatttcAGATGGGGCAAAAACATTATTGTCATATAATTTGCATacatctatatttttacttttttcaaaatttgaATCTGCATCATTTTGTGCATCTAAAAGCATTTTTTGGATCTCTTTTTTagtattttcaaaatatatagaatcaacaatattattatttttcatataatttgttaattGAATAATAGgatctatttttttccatgaTGTTTTTTCATCTAATCGTCTTAACAAATCTGGGTCGGCCAAAGAATGACCTCTTGTTCTGTATGTAATAGCTTCTATCAAAATTGGGcctgattttttttttcgaatttcattaatttttttttttgcaagTTTGTATATACTCAATACATCATTACCATCTACTTTATAAGTagttatattaaatgattgccctttattataattatttgttaaatCTCCTAAAGAACTTCGTGAACCCTCCATTCCAATTGCccaattattattttcaattacAAATACAATAGGTAAATTATAAGTAGATGCTAAATTTAGAGATTCATAAAATTGACCAATGTTACTTGTTCCATCCCCTAAAAAACATACAACTACATCTAGatcattttcatctttttgTTCAATTtgattatcattattttttattgaattttctttaatattatttatagtGTTTATAAGtgtgttttttatttccaaaGGAGTTTGATATTCTTGATTGGATATATCTTGAAtaaattcttttttatataaaatactaTATGCTAATCCAACAGAAATTGGTATTTGTTCACCAATAAATCCAAACCCTccaataaaattattttttttactatatatatgcatagaACCACCTTTTCCATGATTAGTACTTCCATAATAGTTTCcatataattcatttagtatttcttttatagGAACATTTTTACTAATTGCATGAACATGATCTCTATATGTGCTAACAACAAAATCTGAGTTTCTTaaatttttgataatacCTGTGCTTATAGCCTCTTGACCATTATATAGATGTACAAATCcgcttatttttttattataatataattttgctactaaattttcaaatagACGACCTAAATTCATATCTTCATATAGTGTAcatatttcattttgaCTTATTGAAACAtctgaaatatattttcctaatttgttattttctatataaacattataattagtagaattataaaattcattttcatataatttatttatataattatttttatcatatttttcatctATATCGacattattaattatgGGTTGTTTTACTATATTTTCACTATTAAATTGTTCAAAGGGGTTACCATTTTTTGAACTATTTGATTCAGTATTTTTGATAGAATTTAGAGTTTTTCTATTCccaatgtttttttttttcgtttttattttgagattttcaaatttatatgaagTATCATGGGCTCGTGTATTTTCTTCagtaaacaaattattgtAATTACATCCTGATATAAAATTGACAACcattgatttatttttatttgtttttatattcaaactcatacatttttttattaataaaaatgtgaaaaataaaaagtataatgTGTTAAAGACCATGGTTTATATTGTTTGTCACCTCAATTAagaatttaaatatttgtaaaaaaaaaaaataccaaaatattatttttattattgatCTTATGGAAATATACaacttgaaaaaaaaaatataaaatgtgttttatatatgattgGTGCAAATCAgagaaataaaagaattacCAAACAAAAGAATATGCAAAGCCCagtatattttcaaatattttaagtatttttatttgaagtGGGAAAAGTGTGTAGAACAAAACCCATTACATTTTGCTATAcgagatataaaaaatgttttataaaatatagaaataaatagaaaatgtgaacaaaataaaaaatatatatattttgcatgtgtaataaaaattacaatAGTTTAACACCGTAGCGTCTTAGAAaaaagtttaaaaaaaaaattaacataaaaatgagAACAGAAAAAACAAcgattatttttttaccaattatatgtttatattattattatcatctaCTTTTCTCCGAATGTTTATtctcttatttttatcattaaatcaagaaattaaatatatggatatataaataaaaaaataaaataaaaatgatcatattttcattcattttttcttgtAGTTTTATGTACCCAATATTGTACAGCTATTACTGAACTGACcgaattataaatttttcatacctatcgacatttttttataaaatgattattttattgattatttgatatttatttgcttTTACTTTACTTTTAactattacatttttattcgataaattatatttagttgtttttatttattaaattttaattaataaatttatttgttggtttttttttggtcAAAGAGGACTATGGCAAATCGATTAgtgattatatttttaatttttttttttttttaattttttttatacatttttttaaataaaaaagaaacatTTAACTCTTTTAACATTTCTTGATTAGGTAGTATGATATGacataattaatatattgtgGAGCGTATTccttatgaaaaatataataattttttcatcattttatgaacaaatcaataaaataaatcgAATAAATTTGACATAATATAATGTGATGTAAAATAGTGTAACAAAGAAAGCGAATACTATTCTATATTcgatttttatcaaaaaaaaaataataaaacaatcgaaaaaaaaataataaaataatcgAAAAAGAGAGGATACAAAAACAAGTCTGTGGATGAATGCTTACAATGTGTTGGAGCAAATTAACCAGCATAAAATATCCAAATTTATAACCATAATATAGAAGAAatcataataaattaattaaaaggaaagaatataaataaattgaaaaagtattttttcattcctctccaaaaaaaatggagcAAATATTCAACCCACTATGGCTAAGTAGCTTTGAAGAAGATATagatacatatatttttatttcgtcgagggataataaattatatttaggtttgtaaattaaaaaaaaaaactaaaaactaaaaatatatttatatcaatgCATATGATATGTACAATGTTTACACCCTATATAATAACTATGCTTCCTAATTATCAATATAAGCAATTAAATGTACAcctatttatatgtatttttgttttaaggTATACTAAGAACATATGATCAAcatggaaatatatttttaacacACTGcgttgaaaaaattatagtgcctgaacaaaattatttttctgaTGTTTATGttggtaaaaaaaataaaataataacgatatgaataataatgtgaatggatataaatatatgtctTTATATGCGCATGCATAAATGCTTATAAAATTCTTGTCCATAATgataaatacatatttcATATTAGATTGTAATTAAgagtttatatattttatataatataccccgttattttattttattatactttattatattttattatattttttaatttttttttttattttcccaCCGATTTACATACAAATCCCCAATTCttgtcatttttttaggaaatttaataattagAGGAGATAATATTGCATATTTTGGATCAATTGATGAAAGTAAATATGAGAAAATGTTTAATTACTCtcaaaaagatataaatgaaaatgatcaAGGGGgaaatttatatgaacaaaataaaaaagaagataTAATTCTTAATTATAAGCCCATAaatcaaattttaaaatatatcgaTAAAACAAACAACGATAGTactatttttgaaaattagTTTAAGTCTGAAATTACATAAACATGAATACAATTGTTTTATCACCTAgttatgatatatatacttataaatatataacctTTCTAAGGGACAAAAATATTCACTCTTTTtgtagaaaaattaaaaaaaaaaagtgctagcctttttataatactttaacattttttttacaattattatttgattattatttgttttacatttttttgtcttgcaataaataatatatgtatttatggcaaacatttatttatttcacaTTATAagaaaggaaaataaaaattctgAAAATACATGAATGATATCGTTAGTTATATTTCATTCATTCGCTATGCTTATTTCCGTAATTTTTCGTTATAACCgcttttatatattttttgatttttgctataaaattttaactTGAATTACTCActcatttaatttattgaaaaaaatacaaatataataattttttttacactaaattattttcaataggCATACtcatatatgcatacagTGATAAATCTTGAAAAGCTATTaacttaaaaataaataaaatgctaaaacaaaataaagttaattcatatatataataacaacaacaataataatagtaataaaaaaagtcatcttaatataaatgcaaaattaaaatactAAAATGGGATATACGAACTCGAAACT
Proteins encoded in this region:
- a CDS encoding GrpE protein homolog, mitochondrial, putative; the protein is MKYANMLKKSLICNRVLNMHGGKMKSAVFRKYYTNLLDGNKSVLNLTKRCLFSSQSGQDKGYTESSGDGNTNNEQHNENMEMNNKNSECNDNKKNMNKSENSEHSEEKNNKEINYECYNKIDLINEIKKTKKHMDEKLVDNQVLKEKYLSVLAEKENLRTRYMKEIENSKLYCISNFAKSLLDVADNLSLAIKNISEESLKSNEEINNIYKGIEMTETILHNIFNKYGIDKYNPINEKFNPMFHEAIFEVSDTTKEKGTVATVIQPGYKINDRILRAAKVGVVKN
- a CDS encoding ethanolamine kinase, putative; translation: MEEIKQNSDTEIPEKRNSNCTVKHFTNIPSSNSQICEKQKKGVKAISADDLKIVQGENEDDKIEEYLNKYKSNVFSNKHSLYLYCKYVILYYGNELVNKKDVDKLNFEIINGGITNILVKVEHSLEKKTYLIRLYGPKTSEIINRGREKIISHILNDKNISKKIFVFFPNGRIEEFMEGYALSKEEIKNPNFQKEIAKKLKILHDIELNDDIYETIKKLQTEDCIYYNDLNNNEFDKSNNRSSFLWGTIWKYFNLLYEEKSKPCEFNSKGNILKLIDFDSLKKTISEVEKICKEKKSPIVLCHCDLLSSNFINKTDNTICLIDFEYSCPMERAFDIANHFNEYAGFNCEWNLIPTRDEEYNFIKHYLNTDNNQIINKLIDEIQPFYLISHIHWALWSLLQGMRSSIDFDFINYGMTKLTASTLSIFRSKITSQQ
- a CDS encoding pyruvate dehydrogenase E1 component subunit alpha, whose protein sequence is MVFNTLYFLFFTFLLIKKCMSLNIKTNKNKSMVVNFISGCNYNNLFTEENTRAHDTSYKFENLKIKTKKKNIGNRKTLNSIKNTESNSSKNGNPFEQFNSENIVKQPIINNVDIDEKYDKNNYINKLYENEFYNSTNYNVYIENNKLGKYISDVSISQNEICTLYEDMNLGRLFENLVAKLYYNKKISGFVHLYNGQEAISTGIIKNLRNSDFVVSTYRDHVHAISKNVPIKEILNELYGNYYGSTNHGKGGSMHIYSKKNNFIGGFGFIGEQIPISVGLAYSILYKKEFIQDISNQEYQTPLEIKNTLINTINNIKENSIKNNDNQIEQKDENDLDVVVCFLGDGTSNIGQFYESLNLASTYNLPIVFVIENNNWAIGMEGSRSSLGDLTNNYNKGQSFNITTYKVDGNDVLSIYKLAKKKINEIRKKKSGPILIEAITYRTRGHSLADPDLLRRLDEKTSWKKIDPIIQLTNYMKNNNIVDSIYFENTKKEIQKMLLDAQNDADSNFEKSKNIDVCKLYDNNVFAPSEITKYQTSYSKYKKYDQLSPNELAQYYQSYMNEINENFIKNEKNYYSKVFDKKELPLIIN
- a CDS encoding U6 snRNA-associated Sm-like protein LSm1, putative, translated to MEQIFNPLWLSSFEEDIDTYIFISSRDNKLYLGILRTYDQHGNIFLTHCVEKIIVPEQNYFSDVYVGNLIIRGDNIAYFGSIDESKYEKMFNYSQKDINENDQGGNLYEQNKKEDIILNYKPINQILKYIDKTNNDSTIFEN